One genomic region from Thermoleptolyngbya sichuanensis A183 encodes:
- a CDS encoding CHAT domain-containing protein — MTKLVLLRLDGDLASGVQVGLEVGEDGKQPELESSGRLPPQPHLLEYFNYWRYCYRQLPVPTRLRPKQVSYTSSVWSCIQACHTAANYLQRAMSNWLAAREFRPIKEDLLCELKRNDTVRVLVHTRDPLLAQLPWHLWDFFERYPNTELAFSSPAAQRTRPVLTVPPSGRVRILAILGNSAGIDIATDRALLERLPQAEVRFLVEPSRQEISDRLFEQTWDILFFAGHSESVEGAGAEGGDRGRIFINQTDSLAIADFRASLDKAVHRGLKLAILNSCNGLGLAQDLRQLHIPQLIVMREPVPDRIAQEFLKYFLSAFSRGTPLYLSVREARQRLAELERDFPCASWLPVIFQNRAEMPPSWAELLGEPGIVLQASWSGQRFGNPAKSALPSPSPQHNLAQEGRYREQKEQEHPFREPVQAAPGGRSPLAVAPPKTHLLPLAEAFSHPRQISPEETLWDASIPGSTPGNSEWRTPSSTHLDALPPSTTAMQNLSQPAAQPDQPTPPAVPFPAPTPQPAAVPTPAAVPTATAPTVPPMPTAPTAPTAPERTSPEYSAPTTDPNSAEAKLAPGIEATPAPLTWLPEEVLPITDALGVGPVSDQGVVKEAIYPGYTGWVMHEGIRWKACLDLPWRQLHLPVDTPVRVMGRLDGTNILVVQPIRVAE, encoded by the coding sequence ATGACGAAACTCGTTCTGCTGAGACTAGACGGCGATCTGGCATCGGGCGTGCAGGTGGGTCTAGAAGTGGGCGAAGACGGCAAGCAGCCTGAGCTAGAGTCGTCCGGTCGACTGCCGCCCCAGCCCCACCTGCTGGAATACTTCAACTACTGGCGGTATTGCTATCGCCAGTTGCCCGTGCCGACGCGCCTGCGCCCCAAACAGGTGTCTTATACCAGTTCGGTCTGGTCGTGCATCCAAGCCTGCCACACGGCGGCCAACTATCTCCAGCGGGCAATGTCGAACTGGCTGGCCGCAAGGGAATTTCGCCCCATCAAAGAGGATTTGCTCTGCGAACTCAAGCGCAACGACACTGTGCGTGTGCTGGTTCACACCCGCGACCCGCTGCTGGCGCAGTTGCCGTGGCACTTGTGGGACTTTTTTGAGCGCTACCCCAATACTGAACTGGCCTTTAGCTCGCCTGCTGCTCAGCGCACTCGTCCGGTGCTGACTGTGCCGCCCAGCGGTCGGGTGCGAATTTTGGCAATTTTGGGCAACAGCGCCGGAATCGATATCGCCACCGATCGCGCTTTGCTGGAGCGCCTGCCCCAGGCGGAGGTGAGGTTTCTGGTAGAACCGTCGCGCCAAGAGATCAGCGATCGCCTGTTTGAGCAAACCTGGGACATTCTCTTTTTTGCTGGACATAGCGAAAGCGTTGAGGGTGCAGGCGCGGAGGGGGGCGATCGCGGGCGGATTTTTATCAATCAGACCGACAGTTTGGCGATCGCCGACTTTCGGGCCAGCCTCGACAAAGCCGTGCATCGCGGCCTAAAGCTGGCAATTTTGAACTCCTGCAACGGGCTGGGCCTGGCGCAAGATCTGCGACAGCTTCATATTCCCCAGCTCATCGTCATGCGCGAACCCGTGCCAGATCGCATCGCCCAAGAATTTCTGAAATACTTCCTCAGCGCCTTCTCTCGCGGCACTCCGCTGTATCTGTCAGTGCGGGAGGCCCGCCAGCGTCTAGCAGAACTGGAGCGCGATTTTCCCTGCGCCAGTTGGCTGCCCGTGATTTTTCAAAACCGGGCCGAGATGCCGCCGAGTTGGGCAGAGTTGCTAGGCGAGCCAGGGATAGTGCTGCAAGCCTCCTGGTCGGGGCAGCGGTTTGGGAACCCTGCCAAATCCGCGCTGCCCAGCCCGTCCCCCCAGCATAATCTGGCGCAAGAGGGGCGATATAGAGAACAGAAAGAACAGGAGCATCCCTTCCGAGAACCCGTACAAGCGGCTCCTGGGGGGCGATCGCCCCTCGCCGTGGCCCCGCCCAAAACCCATCTCCTCCCCCTAGCCGAGGCTTTCTCCCATCCTCGACAGATTTCCCCAGAGGAAACTTTATGGGATGCTTCTATTCCGGGTTCCACTCCTGGGAATTCTGAATGGAGAACTCCGAGTTCTACCCATCTGGATGCTCTACCGCCATCAACCACCGCCATGCAAAACCTGAGCCAACCCGCAGCCCAGCCCGACCAACCCACGCCGCCTGCTGTTCCATTCCCTGCGCCCACGCCCCAGCCAGCGGCAGTTCCTACACCTGCTGCTGTGCCGACTGCGACCGCGCCGACTGTACCACCTATGCCGACTGCGCCGACCGCGCCGACCGCGCCAGAGCGCACCAGTCCCGAATATAGCGCCCCCACCACTGACCCCAATTCCGCCGAAGCCAAGCTTGCTCCTGGTATTGAGGCAACGCCTGCCCCGCTTACCTGGCTGCCAGAAGAGGTTTTGCCTATCACTGACGCACTGGGCGTGGGCCCCGTCAGCGACCAGGGCGTTGTAAAAGAAGCCATTTATCCCGGCTATACGGGCTGGGTCATGCACGAAGGGATTCGCTGGAAAGCGTGCCTAGATTTGCCCTGGCGACAGCTACACCTGCCTGTGGATACGCCCGTGCGCGTGATGGGGCGGCTGGACGGCACAAATATTCTGGTGGTTCAGCCCATTAGAGTAGCGGAATGA
- a CDS encoding PIN domain-containing protein gives MVSNRSPQSLCTRCYMLDADLLVDLILSRPSISADYASFLWQCLQQRQIHGCITELGYQRLCIIMNQRDARHALTLAEVLMRMLTVCRSDANIWLRANSQPFEYDSAEEIACALHYRMDGLITHRPEQFEGAGIPVLSPRDVLESHLRRSLQPPSHHSFPLPARSITHLANWRNGQFDTSWLPLADIWDQGHLGTICRDASPYAAPSSAGGTRPVARGKFVEVRHFDRRLERVALIVQICPMQQPDVFDLSVICAARDGGDLPAGLQLWVVDQQGQESMVAQPSRSGRATLQFEGQAGEAFDVVISLGGDRHVETFLI, from the coding sequence ATGGTTTCTAATCGCTCCCCCCAATCGCTCTGTACCCGGTGCTACATGCTAGACGCAGATTTGTTGGTGGATCTGATTTTGAGCCGTCCGAGCATCAGCGCCGACTATGCCAGCTTTCTGTGGCAATGCTTGCAGCAGCGGCAGATCCACGGCTGCATCACCGAACTGGGCTATCAGCGGCTCTGCATCATTATGAACCAGCGCGACGCTCGCCACGCGCTGACTCTTGCGGAGGTGCTGATGCGGATGCTGACGGTGTGCCGGAGCGATGCCAATATCTGGCTGCGGGCTAATAGCCAGCCCTTTGAATACGACTCGGCAGAGGAAATCGCCTGTGCCTTGCACTATCGCATGGACGGGCTGATCACCCATCGCCCAGAACAGTTTGAGGGCGCGGGCATTCCCGTGCTGTCGCCGCGCGATGTGCTGGAATCTCACCTGCGGCGATCGCTCCAGCCCCCGTCTCACCATTCTTTCCCTCTCCCTGCCCGCTCGATCACGCATCTGGCGAACTGGCGCAATGGACAGTTCGATACGTCCTGGCTGCCGCTGGCAGACATTTGGGATCAGGGACATCTGGGCACGATTTGCCGCGACGCATCGCCCTATGCCGCCCCTTCATCCGCTGGCGGCACGCGGCCCGTCGCCCGTGGCAAATTCGTCGAGGTGCGCCATTTTGACCGACGGCTGGAGCGGGTAGCGCTGATTGTGCAGATCTGCCCGATGCAGCAGCCCGACGTGTTTGATTTGTCGGTCATCTGCGCGGCCCGTGATGGCGGCGACCTGCCCGCAGGCTTGCAACTGTGGGTGGTCGATCAACAGGGCCAGGAGTCGATGGTGGCCCAGCCCAGCCGCAGCGGTCGAGCCACGCTCCAGTTTGAGGGCCAGGCGGGTGAGGCGTTTGATGTGGTGATTAGTCTGGGGGGCGATCGCCACGTCGAAACCTTCCTGATTTGA
- a CDS encoding helix-turn-helix domain-containing protein translates to MHTPEPRSRIAELRKAAGLTQLQLSQRVGVTETTIANWERGRGGLDWIVKLIRLCDALNCNLKDLIEDPATTAAPLLSLEEAQALMRPPAPTHPPAAETEAIAPPPPAPVAEPNALSLSEAQRLMGSPAPEPAPEATQQQPRSIG, encoded by the coding sequence ATGCACACCCCAGAACCCCGCTCTCGCATTGCGGAACTTCGCAAAGCGGCTGGCCTCACTCAGCTTCAGCTTTCGCAGCGAGTCGGCGTAACAGAAACCACCATTGCCAACTGGGAACGCGGTCGCGGCGGTCTAGATTGGATTGTCAAGCTGATCCGGCTGTGCGATGCGCTGAACTGCAATCTCAAAGACCTGATCGAAGACCCGGCGACGACTGCTGCGCCGCTGCTGTCGCTGGAGGAGGCGCAAGCCCTGATGCGACCACCTGCGCCGACCCATCCGCCCGCCGCAGAAACCGAGGCGATCGCCCCCCCACCCCCTGCCCCAGTCGCAGAACCCAATGCGCTATCCCTCAGCGAGGCACAGCGACTCATGGGCAGTCCGGCTCCTGAGCCTGCTCCAGAGGCGACGCAGCAACAGCCCCGCTCCATCGGCTAG
- a CDS encoding FAD/NAD(P)-binding protein, whose protein sequence is MDSVVRSLPQAIDLAVIGAGPHALTLVTHLLQKNKRMRGRVWVFDPSGTWMHQWNHQFLALDIPHLRSPAVHHPDPDPYALRRFAESRWDELFPPYDLPGTLLFQEFCQNVVQRWNLSDWVYPAQVVQVQPEGDARRDRFASRRRSRFLLTLSTGETLHARRVVLATGSGRPHWPDWVQQIPPGYPGDRLLHSSQIDLRTLPLRGERVLIIGSGLTSGHLAIGAIQRGAKVILLARRKVYEKLFDADPGWLGPKYLKDFWAEPDWFARWQMIQQARNGGSMTPAILTQLRRLMRDGHLELFEQCEVAAARWVLEEPPDASEQAAQHRSGYWRICCKNPALHDCIHTQRIDRLWLATGSQLDGSQHPLLQDIAAQYPVEWVKGLPVLEETLTWPGIGLHVMGGLAALHVGPTARNLSGARSASDRIVRALLT, encoded by the coding sequence ATGGATTCGGTTGTGCGATCGCTCCCACAGGCTATTGACTTAGCGGTGATTGGGGCTGGGCCCCACGCGCTGACGCTAGTGACGCATCTGCTGCAAAAGAACAAGCGAATGCGAGGGCGAGTTTGGGTGTTTGACCCCAGCGGCACCTGGATGCACCAATGGAATCATCAGTTTTTGGCTTTGGACATCCCTCACCTGCGATCGCCCGCGGTGCATCATCCTGATCCCGACCCCTACGCGCTGCGCCGCTTTGCTGAGTCTCGCTGGGATGAGTTGTTTCCACCCTATGATTTGCCCGGAACACTGCTATTTCAGGAGTTTTGTCAAAATGTGGTGCAGCGGTGGAATTTGTCTGATTGGGTCTACCCCGCACAGGTGGTGCAGGTGCAGCCGGAGGGCGATGCTCGCAGGGATCGCTTCGCGAGTCGCCGTCGAAGCCGTTTCTTGCTAACCCTTTCGACTGGAGAAACACTCCACGCCCGACGGGTCGTGCTAGCGACGGGCAGCGGTCGTCCCCACTGGCCCGATTGGGTGCAACAGATTCCGCCAGGCTATCCGGGCGATCGCCTGTTGCACTCTAGCCAAATCGATTTACGAACCCTGCCACTCCGGGGCGAGCGGGTGCTGATTATTGGCAGTGGGCTGACCAGCGGCCACCTGGCCATCGGTGCTATTCAACGGGGTGCAAAGGTCATCCTGCTGGCGCGGCGAAAGGTTTACGAAAAGCTGTTCGATGCCGATCCGGGCTGGCTGGGGCCAAAGTATCTCAAAGACTTTTGGGCAGAGCCAGATTGGTTCGCTCGCTGGCAGATGATCCAGCAAGCCCGCAATGGCGGCTCGATGACACCGGCCATTCTGACCCAACTGCGGCGGCTGATGCGGGACGGACATCTGGAACTGTTTGAGCAGTGTGAAGTCGCGGCCGCCCGCTGGGTTCTAGAGGAACCGCCTGATGCATCAGAGCAGGCGGCACAACATCGCTCAGGCTATTGGCGCATTTGCTGCAAGAACCCAGCCCTGCACGACTGCATCCACACGCAGCGAATTGACCGCCTTTGGCTGGCTACTGGCAGCCAGCTCGATGGGTCGCAGCATCCCCTACTGCAAGACATCGCAGCCCAGTACCCGGTGGAATGGGTCAAGGGGCTGCCTGTGCTGGAGGAAACTCTGACGTGGCCGGGTATTGGGCTACACGTCATGGGTGGACTGGCAGCGCTGCACGTCGGCCCTACAGCCCGCAACCTCTCTGGGGCCCGGTCGGCGAGCGATCGCATCGTTAGAGCGCTGTTGACCTGA
- a CDS encoding SCO5389 family protein — protein sequence MSLTVSPDLIQQAQTGDIDEAAFVQTIRESLPYAWQIVEKLAHQIHRGGKAWDHYAVVPPSEQARGQLLRLVGGDAIRGAVERHFKVKLAFQNCHNLAAFRLDFLDSPEYRDFVSIRSQILNQTPKLKDC from the coding sequence ATGTCTTTGACCGTTTCACCCGACCTCATTCAGCAAGCCCAGACTGGCGACATCGATGAAGCTGCGTTTGTGCAAACGATCCGCGAGTCGTTGCCCTATGCCTGGCAGATCGTAGAAAAGCTGGCCCACCAAATTCATCGGGGCGGGAAAGCCTGGGATCACTACGCCGTTGTGCCGCCGAGCGAGCAAGCACGGGGGCAACTGCTTCGCCTGGTAGGGGGTGATGCAATTCGAGGAGCAGTGGAGCGTCATTTCAAGGTCAAGCTAGCGTTTCAAAATTGCCACAATCTGGCAGCATTTCGCCTCGATTTTCTAGATTCACCGGAATACCGAGATTTTGTCTCGATTCGCAGTCAGATTCTCAATCAAACTCCCAAACTCAAAGACTGCTGA
- a CDS encoding GTP-binding protein — protein MRSPLLTLVAGPPGIGKTTWIRQQIAAAGQPAGYLNLGAGAVPLDGTYLAAELPNLFLWEEADLLDWELDERSCPLFVELGFQIDPSTLSLPRVAACRRVAVLPPAATQTEWHDWAEEVVVGGMGVSLLAMVSSEAQVLDLWRSPLTGQVFDPASLDTVWFELTHGAYGKVLRAKGLFDVADGRAFYFNFVNAFVNATAAPTATSSPSPSLSSDLSATDLSAAPPTTDYTELDLPRWLEGRPTRLSGVEVLGIGLDQRAIAQTLKDCCLDDEAIAYYQQQLKASLG, from the coding sequence ATGCGATCGCCCCTCCTCACGCTTGTGGCCGGCCCCCCTGGCATTGGCAAAACGACCTGGATTAGACAGCAAATCGCAGCGGCAGGTCAGCCTGCTGGTTATCTCAACTTGGGGGCGGGCGCTGTGCCGCTGGATGGAACCTACCTGGCAGCAGAACTGCCAAACCTGTTTCTATGGGAAGAGGCGGATTTATTGGACTGGGAGCTTGACGAGCGATCCTGTCCGCTGTTTGTGGAGCTAGGGTTTCAGATTGATCCCTCTACGCTGTCGTTACCTAGAGTGGCGGCTTGTCGGCGAGTGGCAGTGTTGCCGCCTGCTGCGACACAAACCGAGTGGCATGATTGGGCAGAGGAGGTGGTGGTTGGGGGCATGGGGGTTTCTCTGCTAGCGATGGTATCTAGCGAGGCGCAGGTGTTGGATTTGTGGCGATCGCCCCTTACAGGGCAAGTGTTTGACCCCGCTAGTCTAGACACCGTTTGGTTTGAGCTAACCCACGGCGCGTATGGCAAAGTTCTGCGGGCGAAGGGCCTTTTTGACGTAGCCGACGGGCGAGCGTTTTATTTCAATTTTGTGAACGCCTTTGTGAACGCCACGGCTGCGCCTACTGCAACCTCATCACCTTCGCCATCGCTGTCCTCTGATTTGTCTGCAACTGACTTGTCCGCAGCGCCACCTACCACCGACTACACCGAACTTGACCTGCCGCGCTGGCTAGAGGGCCGACCCACTCGCCTAAGTGGTGTCGAGGTGCTGGGCATAGGGCTAGATCAGAGAGCGATCGCCCAAACTCTAAAAGATTGTTGCCTAGATGACGAGGCGATCGCCTACTATCAGCAGCAGCTCAAAGCCAGCCTAGGCTAG
- a CDS encoding metallophosphoesterase family protein, which translates to MKLAVLSCIHGNYEALNAVLSDIDHQNADKIYCLGDLVGYGPHPNAVVEMIRSLDIPTCQGCWDEDIVEGLNACECSYPSVLAEKRGRLAHEWTQQTIHPEVREYLAQLPLSLRHGDLCFVHGSPHSQHEYLLPNINAFVALERVLSTGANVLFCGHTHVPYIRQLESGQLQVRVYSPGQESARESAQESAKESSRTTKFDAPLKRIVNAGSVGEPRHGRPNATYVLYDTDTEQVTLREVEYDYHKTCADIVAKGLSPIFAWRLAHGLEFAERADDPTHVCER; encoded by the coding sequence ATGAAACTGGCAGTCCTCTCCTGTATCCACGGCAATTACGAAGCCCTAAATGCCGTGCTGTCTGATATTGACCACCAGAACGCCGACAAAATTTACTGCTTGGGCGATCTGGTCGGCTATGGGCCCCACCCCAACGCCGTCGTAGAAATGATTCGCTCGCTGGATATTCCCACTTGCCAAGGCTGCTGGGACGAAGACATTGTGGAAGGGCTGAATGCTTGTGAGTGTAGCTATCCCTCCGTGCTGGCCGAAAAGCGCGGTCGCCTCGCCCACGAGTGGACGCAGCAGACCATCCATCCAGAGGTGCGCGAGTATCTGGCTCAGCTTCCCTTGAGTTTGCGGCATGGCGATCTTTGCTTTGTGCATGGCAGTCCCCATAGCCAGCACGAATATCTGCTGCCGAATATAAATGCCTTTGTGGCGTTGGAGCGAGTGCTATCCACTGGTGCCAATGTGCTGTTTTGCGGGCACACCCATGTGCCTTACATCCGGCAACTTGAGTCAGGCCAGCTACAAGTTCGCGTCTACTCTCCAGGACAAGAGTCTGCTAGGGAGTCTGCCCAAGAGTCTGCCAAGGAGTCCTCTAGAACCACTAAATTTGATGCGCCGCTGAAGCGAATTGTCAACGCTGGCTCCGTTGGCGAACCGCGCCACGGTCGCCCCAACGCCACGTACGTTCTCTATGACACCGATACTGAGCAAGTGACACTGCGCGAGGTGGAATACGACTATCACAAGACCTGCGCCGATATTGTCGCTAAGGGACTGTCACCCATTTTTGCCTGGCGCTTGGCCCACGGTCTGGAATTTGCAGAGCGGGCCGATGATCCCACCCACGTTTGCGAACGCTAG
- a CDS encoding metallophosphatase, which translates to MLWAILSGIEGNLSAYEAVLADLRRQRQPIEALYVLGDVIAPTPESIALVEWLRSPQHPNPQPQVCQGWWEEQLLCLHGLGRTPEPTELLERHGTSTAKALWESIPRSVVAWVRSLDFGFFELDCLLIHGSSVSVSEELTPDTPPVQMLDRLLRMDANSLFCGRSGLTFQYTLQEGGIVSTIATLDRPVERQTATVRPRQIIGVGNVGRIPGRATYTLYNPYSNIVEFKTVRYGAGRGFQPRST; encoded by the coding sequence ATGCTCTGGGCAATTTTAAGCGGCATTGAGGGAAACTTATCCGCCTATGAAGCCGTACTCGCTGACCTGCGGCGACAGCGACAGCCCATCGAAGCCCTCTACGTATTAGGCGATGTGATTGCCCCAACGCCGGAGAGCATCGCGCTGGTAGAATGGCTGCGATCGCCCCAACATCCCAATCCCCAGCCGCAAGTTTGCCAGGGCTGGTGGGAAGAGCAATTGCTATGCTTGCACGGGCTAGGACGCACGCCAGAACCCACCGAATTGCTGGAGCGCCACGGCACAAGCACAGCCAAAGCGCTATGGGAATCCATACCGCGCTCGGTCGTCGCATGGGTGCGATCGCTCGATTTTGGCTTTTTTGAGCTAGATTGCTTGCTGATTCACGGCAGCAGCGTCAGCGTCAGCGAAGAACTCACGCCCGACACTCCACCTGTGCAAATGCTCGATCGTCTCCTGCGGATGGATGCCAACTCTCTGTTTTGCGGGCGATCGGGGCTAACGTTTCAATATACCTTGCAGGAGGGTGGAATTGTCTCTACTATAGCCACCCTAGATCGACCTGTAGAGCGCCAAACAGCAACCGTCCGTCCCCGGCAAATAATTGGCGTGGGCAATGTCGGCCGTATTCCGGGTCGGGCCACCTATACGCTCTACAATCCATACAGCAACATCGTCGAATTCAAAACCGTTCGCTATGGAGCAGGGCGAGGATTTCAGCCGAGATCGACTTAA
- a CDS encoding histidine phosphatase family protein has translation MEQGEDFSRDRLKLLFIRHAESVGNVERRMQGHADYELTARGRQQARQLAERLWAKGQPPSKVYSSPLKRAAQTAEILLAQRTSEPVLHPISIPTIEPTIEYAEELLEFQNGIFKGLTWDEARERYPELCADLEASPDWIPAPGAETLQDGRDRAERFIQRVLATHCNGETLWIVTHSWILQHLIAAMLGSDRTWHCSTKNTAVFEFWLERSRWTLPSNNPNRWNSDLWHIRRFNDTSHLQEF, from the coding sequence ATGGAGCAGGGCGAGGATTTCAGCCGAGATCGACTTAAGCTCCTCTTCATTCGCCATGCCGAGTCAGTGGGCAATGTGGAGCGGCGGATGCAGGGCCATGCCGACTATGAGCTAACAGCACGCGGCCGACAGCAGGCACGGCAACTGGCAGAACGCCTGTGGGCAAAGGGACAGCCGCCCTCGAAGGTCTACAGCAGCCCCCTCAAGCGGGCAGCGCAAACGGCAGAAATCTTGCTGGCTCAGAGAACGAGCGAACCAGTTCTGCATCCAATTTCTATTCCTACGATTGAACCGACGATTGAATACGCCGAGGAACTGCTGGAATTTCAAAACGGCATTTTCAAAGGGCTGACCTGGGACGAGGCGCGGGAGCGATATCCCGAACTCTGTGCTGATCTGGAAGCTTCGCCCGACTGGATTCCCGCACCAGGAGCCGAAACCCTACAAGATGGGCGCGATCGCGCTGAGCGGTTTATCCAGCGGGTTTTGGCAACGCATTGCAACGGCGAAACGCTATGGATCGTCACCCATAGCTGGATTTTGCAGCATCTCATTGCGGCGATGCTGGGGAGCGATCGCACCTGGCATTGCTCTACAAAAAATACGGCTGTGTTTGAGTTTTGGCTAGAGCGATCGCGCTGGACACTCCCCTCCAACAATCCCAACCGCTGGAACAGCGACCTCTGGCATATTCGTCGATTTAACGACACCAGCCATTTGCAAGAGTTCTAG
- the ispF gene encoding 2-C-methyl-D-erythritol 2,4-cyclodiphosphate synthase: protein MAIRIGNGYDIHRLVGDRPLILGGVKIDHELGLLGHSDADVLTHAIMDAMLGALSLGDIGHYFPPTDPQWAGADSLKLLEQVHALIQSQGWQIGNIDSVIVAERPKLKPHIKTMRDRLATTLQLAPDQIGIKATTNEKLGPVGREEGIAAYAVALLMRA from the coding sequence ATGGCGATTCGGATTGGGAACGGCTACGACATTCATCGACTGGTGGGCGATCGCCCCCTCATCTTGGGCGGCGTTAAGATAGACCATGAACTGGGGCTGCTGGGCCACAGCGATGCCGACGTGCTGACCCACGCCATCATGGACGCGATGCTGGGAGCGCTCAGCTTGGGCGATATTGGGCACTATTTTCCACCCACCGACCCGCAGTGGGCCGGAGCCGACAGCCTGAAACTGCTGGAACAAGTCCACGCGCTAATTCAGTCACAAGGTTGGCAGATCGGAAATATCGATTCTGTCATCGTGGCAGAACGCCCCAAACTGAAGCCGCATATTAAAACGATGCGCGATCGCCTCGCCACCACCCTCCAACTCGCCCCGGATCAAATTGGCATCAAAGCCACCACCAACGAAAAGCTGGGCCCCGTCGGACGAGAAGAAGGGATCGCGGCCTACGCAGTGGCGCTGCTGATGCGAGCATGA
- a CDS encoding NUDIX hydrolase produces the protein MAHEPPQRLKQKLLFQGRKFNFEVSRLRLPNGAEGDWECVRHPGGAVAVPMTAEGKLVLVRQYRFAASRRLLEFPAGTIEKDEDPLTTAQREIQEETGYKASQWHKLGQFFLAPGYSDEIIYTYLATELEKLDTPPGLDEDEDLETLLLTPQDLEQAILDGEAVDSKSISSLLLLRSYLQARQLG, from the coding sequence ATGGCCCACGAACCTCCCCAGCGCCTCAAGCAAAAGCTCCTCTTTCAGGGACGCAAGTTCAACTTTGAGGTGAGCCGCCTGCGCCTGCCAAACGGAGCCGAGGGCGATTGGGAGTGTGTGCGGCATCCGGGCGGGGCAGTGGCCGTGCCCATGACGGCAGAAGGCAAGCTGGTGCTGGTGCGGCAATATCGCTTTGCGGCATCGCGGCGACTGCTGGAGTTTCCCGCAGGCACGATTGAGAAAGACGAAGACCCACTGACCACTGCCCAGCGCGAAATCCAGGAAGAGACAGGCTACAAAGCTAGCCAATGGCACAAACTGGGGCAGTTTTTCCTGGCTCCGGGCTATTCCGACGAGATTATCTATACCTACTTGGCGACGGAGTTGGAGAAGCTAGACACGCCGCCAGGATTGGATGAAGATGAGGATCTGGAAACCCTCTTGTTGACCCCGCAGGATCTAGAGCAAGCAATCCTAGACGGGGAAGCGGTGGATTCCAAGTCGATTTCCAGCCTGCTGCTGTTGCGCTCCTACTTACAGGCCCGGCAGTTGGGCTGA
- a CDS encoding RidA family protein: MSRRLISSGSFFEREVAYSRVVVEGDWAFVSGTTGYDYRTMTIADDVVEQAEQTLKNISAALDEAGFSLADVVRVRYIVPNREDFEPCWPVLRKYFGEIRPASTMIVAGLADLNMRIEIEVTAYRPS; encoded by the coding sequence ATGAGTCGCCGCCTGATTTCCTCCGGTTCCTTTTTTGAACGTGAAGTCGCCTATTCTCGCGTTGTGGTGGAGGGCGATTGGGCGTTTGTGTCGGGCACCACGGGCTACGACTATCGCACCATGACGATTGCGGACGACGTAGTAGAGCAGGCAGAGCAAACCCTGAAAAATATCAGCGCCGCCCTAGACGAAGCCGGGTTTTCCCTGGCGGATGTGGTGCGTGTTCGCTATATCGTGCCCAACCGAGAAGACTTTGAACCCTGCTGGCCCGTGCTGCGAAAATACTTCGGAGAGATCCGCCCCGCTTCGACGATGATCGTGGCGGGATTAGCCGATTTGAATATGCGAATAGAAATCGAAGTGACGGCCTATCGCCCTTCCTGA
- a CDS encoding HNH endonuclease, producing MDKTPRIRIPSEVRRYVMERDRHQCNHCGAGPHQAELTVNHIIPLAQGGANDLSNLQVLCRRCNSSKRYGFDTKRDRRMV from the coding sequence ATGGACAAAACGCCACGGATACGGATTCCGTCGGAGGTGCGGCGGTATGTGATGGAGCGCGATCGCCATCAATGCAACCACTGCGGCGCGGGGCCACACCAGGCAGAACTGACGGTTAATCACATCATTCCGCTGGCGCAAGGTGGGGCAAACGACCTGAGCAACCTGCAAGTGCTGTGTCGGCGCTGCAACTCATCTAAGCGGTATGGATTTGATACGAAGCGCGATCGCCGGATGGTTTGA